A region from the Planctomycetia bacterium genome encodes:
- a CDS encoding GNAT family N-acetyltransferase produces the protein MANAKIDVLGPEEIPLVASLYNQIFRPQRDAAFLRRRFLGRYNVLMMAAAIDDNPVGFFVGFELKPNAFFAWLYGVLPDYRRAGVAAQLMAGVHEWAKQQEYEVIRFECHNQHRPMLHMAIAQGYDIVGIRWDPDRQQNLVIFERSLAHE, from the coding sequence ATGGCGAACGCCAAGATCGATGTTCTCGGGCCGGAAGAGATTCCGTTGGTGGCGAGTCTGTACAACCAGATTTTCCGCCCGCAACGTGACGCGGCGTTTCTGCGGCGACGGTTTCTCGGGCGCTACAACGTACTGATGATGGCAGCGGCGATCGACGACAATCCCGTCGGATTCTTCGTCGGGTTCGAGCTGAAGCCCAACGCCTTCTTTGCCTGGCTTTACGGCGTGTTGCCGGACTATCGCCGGGCGGGCGTAGCGGCACAGTTGATGGCTGGCGTGCATGAATGGGCCAAGCAGCAGGAATACGAAGTGATTCGCTTCGAATGCCACAACCAGCATCGGCCGATGCTGCACATGGCGATCGCGCAGGGCTACGACATCGTCGGCATCCGCTGGGATCCTGACCGGCAACAGAACCTGGTGATTTTCGAGCGGTCGCTGGCGCACGAGTGA
- a CDS encoding DUF1559 domain-containing protein, with protein sequence MTLFRRRRAAFTLVELLVVIAIIGILIALLLPALQTARASARQASSKNNLKQLGLAVHTAENAKRITPPMFGHFPATTESGASGSLVYHLLPFFEQSALHKLGPDKARSQAIPTLAHPGDVTYADGLYKLDTQVPAWATEGNVWGLSSYGGNYQVFADKGVKLSAQIKDGTSNTILFAEKYARSSRPTGVPAVGGALWGYGVAPDTMSFQGRFWLDSMLPVLLPTDHMYVSGYWARTGFVNFNGAVAWNADQTWQCKCHKKPEFNPPVDNVHPLKAQSIASEAINVCMADGGVRSLTSAVTDEQWYYWATPADSDLPTGDVPQ encoded by the coding sequence ATGACCTTGTTTCGTCGCCGCCGAGCGGCCTTCACGTTGGTGGAATTGCTGGTTGTGATCGCCATCATCGGCATCTTGATCGCCCTGTTGCTGCCGGCGCTGCAGACTGCGCGCGCTTCGGCGCGCCAGGCCTCGTCGAAGAACAACTTGAAACAGCTTGGCCTCGCCGTGCACACCGCCGAGAACGCCAAGCGGATCACGCCGCCGATGTTCGGGCATTTTCCCGCCACGACTGAATCGGGCGCAAGTGGTTCGTTGGTCTACCATTTGCTCCCGTTCTTCGAGCAATCGGCGCTGCACAAGCTGGGCCCGGACAAGGCGCGCAGTCAGGCGATTCCGACGCTCGCTCACCCCGGCGACGTCACCTATGCCGATGGGTTGTACAAGCTCGATACACAGGTTCCGGCGTGGGCGACGGAAGGCAATGTCTGGGGGCTGAGCAGCTACGGCGGCAACTACCAGGTGTTCGCCGACAAAGGCGTGAAGCTCTCCGCGCAGATCAAGGACGGCACGTCCAACACAATTCTGTTCGCCGAGAAATACGCGCGTTCCAGCCGGCCGACAGGCGTTCCGGCCGTCGGTGGCGCGCTTTGGGGGTACGGCGTGGCGCCGGACACGATGAGCTTCCAAGGCCGCTTCTGGCTCGACTCGATGCTGCCGGTGCTGTTACCGACCGACCACATGTATGTGAGCGGATATTGGGCGCGGACTGGCTTCGTGAATTTCAACGGCGCCGTGGCCTGGAACGCCGATCAGACTTGGCAATGCAAGTGTCACAAGAAGCCGGAGTTCAACCCGCCGGTGGATAACGTGCATCCGCTCAAGGCGCAGAGCATCGCGTCGGAGGCGATCAACGTCTGCATGGCCGACGGCGGCGTGCGCTCGCTGACGAGCGCGGTCACGGACGAGCAGTGGTACTACTGGGCCACGCCGGCGGATTCGGACCTGCCGACTGGCGATGTTCCGCAGTAG